AGCGGTCGGCTCGTAGCTCGGATTGACATACCACTGCAGTTCGCCGTTTTCAGTGAGCGTCGCCCCCTCTTCCGGCGCCCACCAGTATTTCGCATCCCAGACACCGCCCGTGTCATCGCGGAGTTGAAGCGTGTCGAAGTCGTCCGAGAAAGTCTGCGTGAAGGCCGACCGGTCCAGGCTCAACTGGAACTGGCTTTCCTGCAATTGCTCGGTCGCCGTATCGGCGAGCACCAGGCTTTCGCCATCAGCGAGGCCAAGGCGGAGATCGTCGCCCTCCTGAACGGAGTTGGCCAGAACCTGGTCGAACGACGTGATGCCATAACCGTCGAGGCGAACAGTGTCGTTGGAGCTGAAATCGGCAATGACGTCGCTGCCATTGCCGCGCTCGAACACGAAAATATCGGCTCCACCGCCGCCAATCAGCACGTCATTGCCTGCGCCTCCGTCGATGGTTTGGCTGCCGGAACCGCCGGTGATGATGTTGTCGGCACCGTTGCCGAATGCATGTCGACCATCGCCGGTGACGGTCAGGTTCTCGAAATTCTCCGGCAAGGTGTAGCTCATCCACGTATCGATCGTGTCTACACCTTCGCCGGGCGCCTCTTCGGCCCGGTTCGTCGATGAATAAAGGTAGTAGATATCGTCGCCCGTGCCGCCGACCATCGTTACGTCGACGGAACTGTCGCCCCAGATGGAATCGTTACCGGCGGTGCCGTAGAGGGTCGGTCCGGATCCGGTCGCGGAAAACCATGCCGTCGAGCTTCCGCTGTAATAGAGCGGTTGTCCTAGGGCGTTCATGGCAGTTCTGCTCATCGAGAAGTCTCCTGCTGGATTGTGCCCCTTCCCGGTGAGCACCCCTAGCATCTCCGACTGTGGCCTGTCGCCCACACCTCCAACTCTTTTGCCCGCGGACATCAACGCATCAGTGCGCCGAACAATCGGAAGGCAGCGGATGCGCCCGCGACGACGGTGAGCACGCGAACGACGTGGTGCAGCACCACAAACGGCACTTCCACGTTGAGCGAAAGGGCAATGAGGCTCATCTCAGCGACGCCACCGGGCGAATAGGCGAGCACATAGGCGATGAGCCGGTCCCCGCCCATGAACGACAACAGCCCGGCAAACATCAGCGTCGATAGGAGCATCAGCACCGTGGCGCCGGCGGAAAGCACCATTGCCCGCACTACCATGCGCGGTGACGCGTTGGCGAAGCGGCATCCGATCGTCGCGCCAATGACGACCTGTGCCGCAGCAAGGGCAATGGCCGGCAGCTCGAAATCGGTCACGCCGGCCAGATGAAGCACAGCGCTCGCAAGCATCGGCCCGACCAGAAACCGCGCCGGCAATCGCAGGACGGTACCAAGCGCAACGCCGCCGATCACCGCGCCGGCAAACCACAGCACATCCGCTACCGACACTGCGGTTTCGCCGGCGGACACGACGCCCGTTCTGTCGATCGCGACGCCCGTAAACGTCTGGATCAGAAACGGCAGCGTCAATACGACCAGGAAAATTCGGGCGGCATGGATGAGCGCGATCATCCGCTCGTCGCCGCCCTTTTCCGCGCCGAGCGTTATCATTTCGACGAGACCGCCAGGCATCGCGGAGAAGTAGGCGGTAACGGGATCCAGCTTGGCGAGGTACCGGAAATAGGCAAAGGCCAAGGTGCCGGTGATGGCGATGAAGGCAATCAGGCCGCTGAGCGATACGATCCAGGCCGAGAAATGTCCGAATGTTTCCGGCGAAAAGGAGGTGCCGAGCATCGCACCGATCACCGCCGTCATCGGTGGGCGCGCGTGTTTCGGCAGGGAGACGGGAACGCCTGCAAAGGCGCAGACGGCCGTGGCCAGCATGGCCCCCAACAGCCATGCAAGCGGCATATGCGCCAGCCACATCAAGAACCCGCCGAACGCACCGATGCAGAGCGTCAGCGCAAACCGGCCGCCCGCCTTGCGAAGTCCGTCGCGGCTCACCGAGCGCTCATGACCTGGCGCGTGTGCGTTACGACGGGCGCCGCCGCGAAGCAGGGACCGACGATCTCGCGCCAGGTCTGAAAATCGGCAGAGCCTCGAAACCCTTCCATGTGATCTTCGACCGTTTCCCAATCGACGACGAGGCGATAG
The nucleotide sequence above comes from Ensifer adhaerens. Encoded proteins:
- a CDS encoding family 16 glycosylhydrolase — its product is MSRTAMNALGQPLYYSGSSTAWFSATGSGPTLYGTAGNDSIWGDSSVDVTMVGGTGDDIYYLYSSTNRAEEAPGEGVDTIDTWMSYTLPENFENLTVTGDGRHAFGNGADNIITGGSGSQTIDGGAGNDVLIGGGGADIFVFERGNGSDVIADFSSNDTVRLDGYGITSFDQVLANSVQEGDDLRLGLADGESLVLADTATEQLQESQFQLSLDRSAFTQTFSDDFDTLQLRDDTGGVWDAKYWWAPEEGATLTENGELQWYVNPSYEPTAAANPFSVGDGVLTITAERASEAIQSEIGGYDYTSGMLTTYSSFAQTYGYFEMRADMPDDHGAWPAFWLLPADGSWPPELDVVEMRGQDPNTVITTAHSNESGEHTVSRDGAQVADTDGFHDYGVLWTKDEIVWYFDDTEIARTDTPADMHEPMYMLVNLAVGGMAEAPNDDFADGAEMKIDHIEAYALGSDWDI
- a CDS encoding AbrB family transcriptional regulator produces the protein MSRDGLRKAGGRFALTLCIGAFGGFLMWLAHMPLAWLLGAMLATAVCAFAGVPVSLPKHARPPMTAVIGAMLGTSFSPETFGHFSAWIVSLSGLIAFIAITGTLAFAYFRYLAKLDPVTAYFSAMPGGLVEMITLGAEKGGDERMIALIHAARIFLVVLTLPFLIQTFTGVAIDRTGVVSAGETAVSVADVLWFAGAVIGGVALGTVLRLPARFLVGPMLASAVLHLAGVTDFELPAIALAAAQVVIGATIGCRFANASPRMVVRAMVLSAGATVLMLLSTLMFAGLLSFMGGDRLIAYVLAYSPGGVAEMSLIALSLNVEVPFVVLHHVVRVLTVVAGASAAFRLFGALMR
- a CDS encoding antibiotic biosynthesis monooxygenase family protein, producing MIQEVAELTIKPGLEGDFERGVEKAVPLFLRARGCHGVSLHRVIETPQVYRLVVDWETVEDHMEGFRGSADFQTWREIVGPCFAAAPVVTHTRQVMSAR